The segment TGGAATGGCCCACGAGCGTGAAGTCGTCCAACCCGAGCGCATCGACCACCGCCAGGACATCATCGGCCAACCGGTTGTAGTGGTATCCGTGCACGGGTTTATCCGAACGGCCGAACCCTCTCCAGTCAATCCCTATCAAGCGGTACCCCTTGGCGGGAAGCACATTGAACTGGTATTCAAACTGTTCGTGGCTGAAGGGCCAGCCGTGCAGAAAGACGAGGGTCTTTTTTCCCGCGGGGTTGAGGTCCTCCACGTACAGGCTCACTCCCGGTTCCACACAGACAAAATAGCCCATGCCGATCCCTCCGTTCCATTTGTCGTCTAAAATAAGATACTCACCCGGAAGGCACGGGTGAGTATCGCAAAGACGACAAATGTGTCCGGAGTTTTTTGCCTTACCCGAAATTGCGGCAAGTCGCCAATTGAGCCGAAGCCCCGGGCGCTGCAATGCGCCCGCTTCGCTCATTTTTCCGCTCCGGCCGCTTTCAGCCGCCGCAGGATCAAGCGGCGGGTGACGATCCCGTGGAGAGGCGAGAACAGAAACGCCAGGAGGAACAACAGGGCGGCGGCGACCGTCATCGCGCCGGCGATGGAGACATCGAGCCACACGGCCAAGACGTAGCCGAGTGCGGCGCTGAGGGTTCCGATCAGGACGCTGAGTCCCAGCATCCGTCCCAAACGGTCGGTCAGCAGATAGGCGGTCGCCCCCGGAACGATCAGCATGGCCACGACCAGGATCGCCCCGACGCTTTCGAAGGCGGAAACGGTGGTGATCGACACCAGGCCCATCAGCAGATAGTGGAACAAAGCGACCGGGATGCCGATGGCCGCGGCCATCTGGGGATCGAAGGCGCAAATCTTGAACTGCTTGTAAAACAGTCCGATCACGGTCAGGGCGAGGACAAAGGCGAAGCCGTTGACCCAGACCGCCTTGGGGCCGATGGCGGTTTCGCCCACCATCAGGACATCCCAGGGGACGTAGGCGATTTCCCCATAGAGGACGCAGTCGAGATCCAGATCCACCTGGCGCGAATAGAGGGAGATGAGCACCACGCCGACGGCGAACAGCGCGGTGAAGGAGATGCTGATGGCCGCGTCGTTCTGAACCCCGCGCCTGCGCAGCGTCTGGATCAAAAAGGTGCACAGCAGGCCGAAGGCGGCCGCCCCCAGCAACATCGGGAGCGATTCCCGGCTGCCGCTGAGCAAAAAGGCGACGGCGATCCCCGGCAAAACCGCATGGCTGATGGCGTCCCCCACCATCGCCATCCGCCGGAGAATCAGAAAGCATCCGAGAAATCCGCAGGCGGAGGCAACCAGCGCACCGGTCAGAATGATCCAGAAATGGTTCACCCCGTCCCGCCTCCTTTCATCCCCGGATCCAGCGGCTGCCATTTCGGCAGACGTCCGTGGGTCGCCAACAGATCCCACAGCTGGTTGAAGATCTCGGCGGGGATCGGTTCGGTGAGATAATCGACATCGGCGGCGGGAGACCCCAACCGGCTTTCATGCATGTGCCACATCTCCACCATGCGCCACCGCAGAACGATGTCGTAAGCGGCCTTCAGCCCCTTTTCCGTCAAGGAAACCTCCCCCTCGGAAGGAAACTCGACCAATCCATGCTTCGCGAGGGCGCGCAGGACGGACGCCAGGCGGCGGCGGGAGAGCCCTTGAGAGGTTGTTAGCTCGTGGATGGAGACCCGGTTTTCCCCCGTGCGCTCCCCCTCCTCATACAGCGCGCGCAACAGGTTTTCCCGGGCCGTGCGCGCGCGGTTTCCGGCCAGGTTCAGCGCCCTGGCCAGAAGTCCCCGCCTGGGCGCGAAAAGGAGGGAGAACAGGAAGACGGCCGTCGCGGCCAGAACGATCAGCGGACCGGTGGGAAGGTGGAGGGAAAAGGTGCTGATCACCGTTCCCAGCGCTCCCGACGCTCCCCCGAACAGGGCGGACAAAACCACCAGCCGGCCCATCCGGTCCGTCCAGTATCGGGCGGCGGCGGCCGGCGTGATGATCAGGGCCGCCATCAGGACGACGCCCGCCGCCTGCAGCCCGATCACGACGCCGACCACCAGCATCGACATCAGCAACAGATCGATCGCTCCCATCGGAAAACCCAGGCTCCGGCCGAAGGCGGCATCGAAGCAGAGCAGTTTCAGTTCCTTGAAGAACAAGGCGCTGATGAGCAGCAGCAGGGCGGAGACGCCTCCCATCACCGCCAGATCCTCATCCACGAGGGAGGCGGCCTGACCGAACAGAAACTTGTCGAGGCCGCTCTGGTTTCCCGCTCCGCTCTGCTGGATCAGGGTGAGGAGGACGATGCCCACGCCGAAAAAGACGGAGAGCACCAGGGCGAGGGCGGTGTCCTCCTTGAGGCGCGAATGGCGGATGATCCCGTTGATGGACAGGGAGGCCAAAATTCCCGTCGCGATCGCCCCGACCAGAAGAACCAGGGGGTGCTTCAAACCGGTCAACATAAAGGCGATGCAGATGCCGGGCAGGGCGGCGTGGGCCAGCACGTCGCCCATCAACCCGCGCTTGCGCAAAAAGGCGAAGGAGCCGATCACCCCGCTGCTCACTCCGAGCAGGGT is part of the Planifilum fulgidum genome and harbors:
- a CDS encoding metal ABC transporter permease — encoded protein: MNHFWIILTGALVASACGFLGCFLILRRMAMVGDAISHAVLPGIAVAFLLSGSRESLPMLLGAAAFGLLCTFLIQTLRRRGVQNDAAISISFTALFAVGVVLISLYSRQVDLDLDCVLYGEIAYVPWDVLMVGETAIGPKAVWVNGFAFVLALTVIGLFYKQFKICAFDPQMAAAIGIPVALFHYLLMGLVSITTVSAFESVGAILVVAMLIVPGATAYLLTDRLGRMLGLSVLIGTLSAALGYVLAVWLDVSIAGAMTVAAALLFLLAFLFSPLHGIVTRRLILRRLKAAGAEK
- a CDS encoding metal ABC transporter permease, whose translation is MAVLRAFVTDPNALWVLGGTTLLGVSSGVIGSFAFLRKRGLMGDVLAHAALPGICIAFMLTGLKHPLVLLVGAIATGILASLSINGIIRHSRLKEDTALALVLSVFFGVGIVLLTLIQQSGAGNQSGLDKFLFGQAASLVDEDLAVMGGVSALLLLISALFFKELKLLCFDAAFGRSLGFPMGAIDLLLMSMLVVGVVIGLQAAGVVLMAALIITPAAAARYWTDRMGRLVVLSALFGGASGALGTVISTFSLHLPTGPLIVLAATAVFLFSLLFAPRRGLLARALNLAGNRARTARENLLRALYEEGERTGENRVSIHELTTSQGLSRRRLASVLRALAKHGLVEFPSEGEVSLTEKGLKAAYDIVLRWRMVEMWHMHESRLGSPAADVDYLTEPIPAEIFNQLWDLLATHGRLPKWQPLDPGMKGGGTG